The following are encoded in a window of Roseimaritima ulvae genomic DNA:
- the recQ gene encoding DNA helicase RecQ, translated as MSYASETDLATAHQVLREVWGYEQFRDLQEEAVSDVIAGLDSVVVLPTGAGKSLCYQVPALVREGMAVVVSPLISLMKDQVDALTSNGVGAALVNSTQTMSEKREVAERIRGGQVRLLYMAPERLLTERTLEFLQHQAISFFAIDEAHCVSAWGHDFRPEYRGLSVLKERFPNASVHAFTATASAKIRDDIAQQLRLTAPRLLVGGFDRPNLTYRMLRSDGRIDQVLDVIQRHPDESGIVYAITRREVEQIAQTLTASGISALPYHAGLDDAQRQRNQEAFIQEKVDVIVATVAFGMGIDKANVRYVVHAGMPKSIEHYQQESGRAGRDGLASECVLIYSGGDLMTWKRILENGSSDQFQTAMASVNAMAELCTAIRCRHAALVEYFGQEYGADNCGACDVCLGELDMVEDPLILAQKILSCVARLQERFGAGHTAKVLLGSRAKRIAEFNHDQLSTFGLLADQPAQAVRTWIDQLVSQSFLEKVGEFQTLRITDRGREVLRGRGEVQLTTVQARSRRRRGEETTSWEGVDRGLFDHLRRCRSQWAGERNVPAYIIAGDAVLRELARRRPSTLQQMADIEGIGTRKLEDVGPLLLSEIDDYCQEQPMDRDVPATATTRVRRTTTAVNPSLQTAFEAFRKGESVANVAASMGRAESTVTGYLQKFLQDEQITDPTTWVEASLVSRIEAALETAEDNKLKPIFEKLNGEVSYDAIRIVATCRTNRPVA; from the coding sequence ATGTCCTACGCAAGCGAAACGGATTTAGCGACCGCGCATCAGGTGCTTCGGGAGGTCTGGGGCTACGAGCAATTCCGGGACCTGCAAGAAGAAGCTGTCAGCGACGTGATCGCGGGTTTGGACAGCGTGGTGGTGTTGCCGACCGGGGCGGGAAAGTCGCTGTGTTATCAGGTTCCGGCGCTGGTTCGCGAGGGCATGGCCGTGGTGGTTTCGCCCCTGATTTCGCTGATGAAAGACCAGGTCGACGCATTGACCAGCAACGGCGTCGGGGCGGCCTTGGTCAACAGCACGCAAACCATGAGCGAGAAACGAGAGGTCGCCGAGCGCATCCGCGGCGGCCAGGTTCGCCTCCTGTACATGGCTCCGGAACGCTTGCTGACCGAACGCACGTTGGAATTTCTGCAGCATCAAGCGATTTCTTTTTTTGCCATCGACGAGGCCCATTGCGTGAGTGCCTGGGGGCACGATTTCCGTCCCGAATACCGCGGACTGAGTGTTTTGAAGGAACGTTTTCCCAATGCTTCGGTGCATGCCTTTACCGCTACGGCTTCGGCAAAAATTCGCGACGATATCGCGCAGCAACTGCGGCTGACGGCGCCCCGCTTGTTGGTGGGCGGTTTCGATCGCCCCAATTTGACGTACCGCATGCTTCGCAGCGATGGTCGGATCGACCAGGTGTTGGATGTGATTCAACGACATCCCGATGAATCGGGGATCGTCTACGCCATTACGCGACGAGAAGTCGAACAGATCGCCCAAACATTGACCGCCTCAGGGATCAGCGCGCTGCCCTACCACGCCGGCTTGGACGACGCCCAACGACAGCGCAACCAAGAAGCCTTCATTCAAGAAAAGGTGGACGTGATCGTGGCCACGGTGGCTTTCGGAATGGGCATCGACAAAGCCAATGTGCGGTACGTGGTCCACGCTGGAATGCCCAAATCGATCGAACACTACCAACAGGAAAGTGGTCGTGCGGGACGCGATGGGCTGGCGTCGGAATGTGTGCTGATTTACAGCGGCGGTGACCTGATGACTTGGAAACGGATCCTCGAAAACGGATCCTCGGACCAATTCCAAACCGCCATGGCCTCGGTGAATGCGATGGCCGAGCTGTGCACGGCCATTCGCTGCCGACACGCCGCATTGGTGGAGTATTTCGGGCAGGAATACGGCGCCGACAATTGCGGTGCCTGTGACGTCTGCCTGGGTGAGCTGGACATGGTCGAGGATCCGCTGATTTTGGCGCAGAAAATTTTGTCCTGTGTAGCGCGTTTGCAGGAGCGGTTCGGCGCGGGGCACACGGCCAAGGTACTGCTGGGCTCGCGAGCCAAGCGGATCGCTGAATTTAATCATGATCAACTCAGCACCTTCGGTCTGTTGGCCGACCAACCCGCTCAGGCCGTCCGAACTTGGATCGACCAGTTGGTATCGCAATCCTTTCTCGAAAAGGTTGGCGAATTTCAAACGCTGCGTATTACCGATCGGGGCCGCGAGGTATTGCGGGGTCGCGGCGAAGTTCAATTGACGACCGTACAAGCGCGCAGCCGCAGACGACGTGGGGAGGAAACGACGTCGTGGGAAGGTGTCGATCGCGGGCTGTTCGACCATCTGCGTCGTTGTCGTAGCCAGTGGGCCGGCGAGCGAAATGTTCCGGCCTACATCATCGCCGGGGACGCGGTGCTGCGGGAATTGGCCCGACGACGGCCCTCGACGTTGCAGCAAATGGCCGACATCGAAGGCATCGGCACCCGCAAACTAGAAGATGTCGGTCCCTTGCTGCTTTCTGAAATCGACGATTACTGTCAGGAACAACCGATGGACCGCGATGTTCCGGCGACGGCCACCACGCGGGTTCGGCGAACCACGACCGCCGTCAATCCCTCCCTGCAAACCGCCTTCGAAGCGTTTCGCAAAGGGGAATCGGTGGCCAATGTCGCAGCCTCGATGGGGCGTGCGGAATCGACGGTCACCGGTTACCTGCAGAAATTTCTGCAAGACGAACAGATCACCGATCCGACCACCTGGGTGGAGGCGTCGTTGGTGTCAAGAATCGAAGCCGCCCTGGAGACGGCCGAAGACAATAAGTTGAAACCGATCTTTGAAAAGCTCAACGGCGAGGTCTCCTACGACGCCATCCGCATCGTCGCCACCTGCCGCACCAACCGCCCCGTAGCCTAG
- a CDS encoding carboxypeptidase-like regulatory domain-containing protein — translation MSPAAETPPLSPDDADSPIARAARWHSDLGISTSGRKKALWLGSCLLAVLVGGFAALFSLPARKPQTTLVALYLAPPDTQCIGVDAPHPPLRNSLLGLTVVNAKVAASPKTGAKDEKDEKDAVVDSKVLTDWRAAVAQSSRRKQLVLHVSSLARVDNGQVFFFGLQGPQRTEGLVSLTEVIEKLNRCSATSKLLVLEVQWPLISDHGDSSRRLSELDSAIKHQFRQFAGPGCHLLLASSGPAACRALPQTPITVLGHYLTSALQSGNADSDHNGRITMEELVNWSSPRIASDGLGGDAPQQIDWLAGSTPLQFMELPARAKPTERAYPKWLALAKQRRQTYIGDPRLPWDSEAVVRWGQLLYAIDAAWRRGENDTDLQRRLLQQEQAVVQVLDRALAERRAARADSLRLAALRIVPAADRPDDQLAAALLAKHAEILQNAPADKRDAQIAQAIKEYVAHYDAEDTVVAMAALLHLFDSKALNDLESLALVQKVNMACPRPLTYPVLDAVQRLLAMDAQPLRVQAVVQIFRLQGQLGTDPLANAILGDVVDNAMQQLIVAQRLVWNPGLTDKQQVRQQVEVAVNRASMALVAEQSLGHAIRQLQRIDAEISTDVLSGAAWRRSDHFQTLEHQTQKLVQSIERMRSTAQHAGILKSGELAMVRQASESLQHEWTHLLPSQNSEAPPAHDVRLVSRRTGHNDAQAIHSPNNKRLPPHPLQDSIDQLTSEAMPKYHAWCQAYLASSSQIEALPSYRRIAEMQLIAPNQNAFPVVVSGGLTGLSWEQPSCHIDLRYTVDLADAAPVQYKVLTPAADSLQVFPLQGSLPPGGKCTIQIQLDRDAAATQDTTLNGIWLCLRRGQDKQFLPLRMEPQPSAPAIDIEFGSHVTRDGCQTTLHLWPSTQPQWQTWNIRTRESTVPAVVATLSSAEGTTLESAPIKLSANGTAPIRFLPAKPVASFSGKPVAPALNGELTLELTDAAKGSSLGKWHITPHLKDPRKMLELGWAEYTVAENGKNRLEVSLARTPNTSAALSEQMYAPTVRLALDSQTISPLLDFASSQLQAHLPTDGQVVKLFAEDLRFREGGEPLVSIPLRIDGDPGYCMLQGRFPRRSGTVQLNWQRTPSLKLHAGAATTSTTPLRVQIAARNLVDAQALRLELFSDSNWEHPVWQTQLDQSRHADVGFRGGGKEHTVEIIAVRRDWQVTVPTHVGNGPHQMRVSTVLPVGVEKIVATHAFVIDDAEPQDIAARAVRSGQGTEVTVTMRPGISGVRSVSLAAVVPGKQQKPQWQQATSEGESDRRWSLRWPRGLAFPEKMQIKIETGAGKSSHSVCDVQVQTLKPVGLVEGTVLEGSLAQPGLTVEVAKPKGRSFARVQTDPSGKFQFALAPGRYVVKTNKPATGRQAEATITVPDQGHVHADLRLHP, via the coding sequence ATGAGTCCCGCTGCTGAGACACCACCATTATCGCCGGACGACGCTGATTCGCCGATCGCGCGCGCTGCTCGCTGGCATAGCGATCTGGGCATCAGTACTTCGGGGCGAAAAAAAGCTTTGTGGTTGGGGTCCTGTCTATTGGCGGTCCTGGTGGGTGGATTTGCCGCTCTGTTCAGCCTACCGGCACGCAAACCGCAAACGACCCTGGTAGCGCTGTATCTGGCACCGCCCGACACGCAGTGCATCGGCGTCGACGCGCCTCATCCGCCGTTGAGGAATTCGCTGTTGGGTTTGACGGTGGTGAATGCGAAGGTTGCCGCGTCGCCGAAGACAGGTGCGAAGGACGAGAAGGACGAAAAGGACGCAGTCGTCGATTCAAAGGTCTTGACGGACTGGCGAGCGGCCGTGGCACAGAGTTCGCGACGCAAACAGTTAGTGCTGCACGTTTCTTCCCTGGCCCGTGTCGACAACGGACAAGTCTTCTTTTTCGGTTTGCAGGGCCCGCAACGCACCGAAGGTTTGGTTTCCCTGACGGAGGTCATCGAAAAGCTGAACCGCTGCTCGGCCACCAGCAAACTGTTGGTATTGGAAGTGCAGTGGCCACTGATCAGCGATCACGGCGACTCCTCGCGGCGGCTGAGCGAATTGGATTCCGCCATCAAACATCAGTTCCGTCAGTTCGCCGGTCCCGGTTGTCATCTGCTGCTGGCTTCCAGCGGACCCGCCGCTTGTCGCGCGCTGCCGCAGACGCCGATCACCGTTCTCGGCCACTACCTGACGAGTGCTTTGCAATCGGGCAACGCCGACAGCGACCACAACGGCCGAATCACCATGGAAGAGTTGGTGAACTGGTCCTCGCCACGGATTGCATCCGATGGTTTGGGCGGCGATGCACCACAGCAAATCGATTGGCTTGCCGGATCGACGCCTTTGCAGTTTATGGAACTGCCCGCCCGGGCGAAGCCAACCGAGCGTGCCTACCCGAAATGGCTGGCACTAGCCAAACAACGGCGGCAAACCTACATCGGCGATCCACGCCTGCCCTGGGACAGCGAAGCCGTCGTGCGGTGGGGACAATTGTTGTATGCCATCGACGCGGCCTGGAGGCGAGGTGAAAACGACACGGATCTGCAACGCCGTTTGCTACAACAAGAGCAGGCGGTCGTGCAGGTTCTCGATCGGGCTCTTGCCGAGCGCCGCGCGGCCCGTGCGGATTCGCTGCGTCTGGCTGCACTCCGTATCGTCCCTGCCGCGGATCGCCCGGACGATCAATTGGCCGCTGCACTGTTGGCAAAGCACGCAGAAATTCTACAGAACGCCCCGGCCGACAAACGCGACGCCCAAATCGCCCAAGCCATCAAAGAATATGTCGCCCACTACGACGCCGAGGACACGGTCGTGGCGATGGCTGCACTACTACATTTGTTCGACAGCAAAGCTCTGAACGATCTGGAATCGTTGGCTCTGGTGCAGAAAGTCAACATGGCCTGCCCGCGGCCCTTGACGTATCCCGTCCTGGATGCGGTGCAGCGATTGCTCGCCATGGATGCCCAGCCTCTGCGTGTGCAAGCGGTGGTCCAAATCTTCCGTCTGCAAGGACAGTTAGGCACCGATCCCCTGGCCAACGCGATCCTGGGAGACGTCGTTGATAACGCCATGCAGCAATTGATTGTTGCACAGCGACTGGTGTGGAACCCCGGCCTGACCGACAAACAACAAGTCCGCCAGCAGGTTGAGGTAGCGGTTAATCGCGCGAGCATGGCCTTGGTTGCGGAACAGTCGTTGGGACACGCCATTCGCCAGCTACAGCGAATCGACGCAGAGATTAGTACCGACGTGCTGTCGGGCGCCGCTTGGCGTCGATCGGACCATTTTCAAACTCTCGAACACCAAACACAAAAGCTCGTGCAGTCGATCGAACGGATGCGCAGCACGGCTCAACACGCTGGCATTCTAAAGTCGGGCGAATTAGCGATGGTCCGCCAGGCTTCGGAATCCCTGCAACACGAATGGACGCACCTACTGCCTAGCCAAAACAGCGAAGCTCCACCGGCTCACGACGTGCGGTTGGTGTCCAGGCGGACTGGCCACAACGACGCCCAAGCCATCCACTCGCCAAACAACAAACGCTTACCGCCGCATCCGCTACAAGACTCGATCGACCAATTGACTTCCGAAGCGATGCCGAAGTATCACGCGTGGTGCCAAGCGTACTTGGCGTCGTCTAGTCAGATCGAGGCCTTACCCAGCTATCGTCGGATCGCTGAAATGCAGCTAATCGCGCCCAATCAAAATGCGTTCCCGGTCGTCGTATCGGGCGGTCTAACAGGATTAAGCTGGGAGCAACCGAGCTGTCACATCGACCTTCGCTACACCGTTGACCTGGCCGATGCCGCTCCCGTGCAGTACAAAGTACTGACTCCCGCAGCGGACAGTTTGCAGGTCTTCCCCCTTCAGGGAAGCTTGCCACCGGGCGGTAAATGTACGATTCAGATTCAGCTAGACCGCGACGCCGCAGCGACTCAAGACACCACGCTAAACGGAATTTGGTTGTGCTTGCGGCGGGGGCAGGATAAACAGTTCCTTCCGCTGCGGATGGAGCCGCAACCCTCTGCACCGGCGATCGACATTGAGTTTGGCAGTCACGTTACCCGCGATGGTTGCCAGACAACGCTCCACCTCTGGCCCAGCACTCAACCGCAATGGCAAACCTGGAACATTCGCACACGTGAATCGACGGTTCCCGCAGTTGTGGCCACGCTGTCGTCGGCCGAGGGCACGACGCTGGAGTCCGCACCGATCAAGCTGTCAGCCAACGGTACCGCGCCCATCCGTTTCTTACCCGCCAAACCTGTGGCGTCTTTCTCTGGAAAACCCGTTGCGCCTGCCCTAAATGGCGAGCTCACGCTGGAGCTAACCGACGCCGCCAAGGGCTCGTCGCTGGGGAAGTGGCACATTACGCCTCACCTGAAAGATCCCCGTAAAATGTTGGAACTGGGGTGGGCCGAGTATACGGTGGCGGAAAATGGGAAAAACCGTCTAGAGGTTTCGCTCGCCCGCACCCCCAATACATCCGCAGCCTTGAGCGAACAAATGTACGCTCCTACGGTTCGGCTAGCTCTTGATTCGCAAACGATTTCGCCCCTACTGGATTTCGCTTCCAGCCAACTGCAAGCCCACCTGCCGACCGACGGCCAAGTGGTCAAGTTGTTTGCGGAGGATCTGCGGTTTCGTGAAGGCGGGGAACCGTTGGTATCGATTCCGTTGCGAATCGATGGCGATCCCGGCTACTGCATGCTGCAAGGTCGCTTCCCGCGGCGTAGCGGTACCGTCCAACTGAACTGGCAGCGAACGCCCTCGTTGAAGCTGCACGCGGGCGCCGCTACTACATCCACAACGCCGCTGCGGGTCCAAATCGCAGCCCGCAACCTGGTCGATGCTCAAGCTCTACGATTGGAATTGTTCAGCGACAGCAACTGGGAACACCCCGTCTGGCAGACTCAGTTGGACCAATCACGTCATGCGGACGTCGGGTTTCGTGGAGGCGGCAAGGAGCATACGGTTGAAATCATCGCGGTTCGCAGAGACTGGCAAGTCACGGTTCCCACTCATGTCGGCAACGGACCTCACCAAATGCGTGTGTCCACGGTCCTGCCTGTCGGCGTCGAGAAGATCGTCGCCACGCACGCGTTTGTGATCGATGACGCAGAACCGCAAGACATTGCGGCCCGCGCGGTTCGCAGCGGTCAGGGCACGGAAGTCACCGTCACCATGCGTCCCGGGATCAGCGGTGTCCGCAGCGTGTCACTAGCAGCGGTCGTGCCGGGCAAACAGCAAAAGCCTCAATGGCAGCAGGCCACGTCCGAGGGTGAATCCGATCGACGCTGGTCGCTGCGTTGGCCTCGCGGACTTGCCTTTCCCGAAAAGATGCAGATTAAAATCGAGACCGGAGCGGGCAAGTCCAGCCACAGCGTTTGTGATGTGCAAGTTCAGACGTTGAAGCCGGTGGGGCTCGTGGAAGGAACCGTATTGGAAGGTTCGCTCGCGCAACCCGGTTTGACCGTCGAGGTCGCCAAACCGAAGGGCCGCAGTTTTGCTCGTGTACAAACCGATCCGAGCGGCAAGTTTCAATTTGCGTTGGCTCCCGGCCGTTACGTGGTGAAGACCAACAAACCGGCCACCGGCCGCCAAGCGGAGGCCACTATTACAGTCCCCGATCAGGGGCACGTCCACGCCGATCTGCGGCTGCACCCGTAA
- a CDS encoding alkaline phosphatase D family protein: MAQVLAPYDLGGASKPRPDMKFREANQYKRVHQTALRYILRDELDETQAFLDKYLVEHPDDEETLYMLGILHARRGDIATSQAFMERAIAAGLPDDRLIAGPRLMLDPLRDTKLMQRLREKYSHRPAHGPLLGNVTDSAAAFWFRTVADNELQVVVHDVESNDEVARSPQVRSQPGEDYTAVVTVDGLHADTEYAYTVWMDGEPCQSNDRQTFRTLPAAGQPSKFVIAFGGGAGYVPQNERMWNTIASFDPQAILLLGDNVYIDDPESVVMQQYTYQRRQSRPEWRSLTARSPVFTIWDDHDFSDNDSWGGADVAVPFWKKDWVFPIFRQNWANPGYGGGDTQPGCWYAFQIGDVDFIMLDCRYYRTDPRKKPRTMLGPVQKQWLKDQLTEARGTFKVICSSVPWDFRTKGDSRDTWNGYKQEHEEILSFIEAKNIEGVVLMSADRHRSDAWKLSRPNGYDLYEFNSSRLTNQHIHPTMEKQGAIFSFNKPQSFGLVSFDTTAEDPQVTYEVVDIDGNKPHAITVHRSELQR, from the coding sequence ATGGCTCAAGTTTTGGCTCCCTATGATTTGGGCGGGGCCAGCAAACCCAGGCCCGACATGAAATTCCGTGAGGCGAACCAATACAAACGCGTCCACCAGACGGCTCTGCGTTACATCCTTCGCGATGAGTTGGATGAAACTCAAGCATTTCTGGACAAATATCTGGTCGAGCATCCGGACGATGAAGAAACGCTGTACATGCTTGGTATCCTGCATGCCCGCCGCGGTGACATCGCAACGTCGCAAGCGTTCATGGAGCGAGCGATCGCGGCCGGCCTACCGGATGATCGACTGATCGCGGGCCCCCGTCTGATGCTCGATCCACTCCGCGATACCAAACTGATGCAGCGTCTGCGGGAGAAGTACTCGCATCGCCCTGCCCATGGGCCGTTGCTGGGCAACGTCACGGACTCCGCTGCAGCATTTTGGTTTCGCACCGTGGCGGATAACGAATTGCAGGTCGTCGTGCACGACGTCGAAAGTAATGACGAGGTCGCTCGCAGCCCCCAGGTCCGCAGCCAACCGGGAGAAGATTATACGGCCGTGGTGACCGTGGACGGACTGCACGCCGACACCGAATATGCCTATACGGTATGGATGGACGGCGAGCCCTGCCAGAGCAACGATCGACAAACCTTTCGCACGCTTCCCGCCGCGGGTCAACCATCCAAGTTCGTCATCGCCTTTGGCGGCGGTGCGGGCTACGTTCCGCAGAATGAACGGATGTGGAACACGATCGCAAGCTTCGACCCACAGGCCATCCTGCTGCTCGGCGACAACGTCTACATCGACGATCCCGAATCGGTGGTGATGCAGCAATATACCTATCAACGTCGGCAATCGCGTCCCGAGTGGCGTTCGCTGACGGCCCGTTCGCCGGTGTTTACGATTTGGGACGACCACGACTTCAGCGATAACGACAGCTGGGGCGGCGCCGATGTCGCCGTTCCTTTTTGGAAGAAGGACTGGGTGTTTCCCATCTTTCGTCAAAACTGGGCCAATCCCGGCTATGGTGGGGGCGATACGCAACCCGGTTGTTGGTATGCCTTCCAGATCGGCGACGTCGACTTCATCATGTTGGACTGTCGGTATTACCGAACCGACCCGCGGAAGAAACCACGGACAATGCTAGGCCCGGTTCAGAAACAATGGCTAAAAGACCAACTGACTGAAGCCCGCGGGACCTTCAAAGTCATCTGCTCGTCGGTCCCCTGGGACTTTCGCACCAAGGGGGATAGCCGCGACACTTGGAACGGGTACAAGCAAGAGCACGAAGAAATCCTCAGCTTTATCGAAGCGAAGAATATCGAAGGCGTGGTATTGATGTCCGCCGATCGCCATCGATCCGACGCTTGGAAGCTGAGCCGTCCCAACGGATACGACTTGTACGAATTCAATTCCTCGCGTTTGACGAACCAGCACATCCACCCCACGATGGAAAAGCAAGGCGCGATCTTCAGTTTCAATAAGCCTCAGTCCTTTGGTTTGGTGTCCTTCGACACGACCGCTGAAGATCCCCAGGTGACCTATGAAGTCGTCGATATCGATGGGAACAAACCGCACGCCATCACGGTCCACCGCAGCGAACTGCAACGCTAA